A window from Populus trichocarpa isolate Nisqually-1 chromosome 3, P.trichocarpa_v4.1, whole genome shotgun sequence encodes these proteins:
- the LOC112326892 gene encoding uncharacterized protein LOC112326892 has product MSGFLRRRNRSSLLFSLFLLSVPLPFFSGIADDSSGAKNGTMKSDKHAASTNNTGIPKIAIIFVSMVAIGFLAFFLFKFWQKKKREEQYARLLKLFEEDDELEVELGLRD; this is encoded by the exons ATGAGTGGatttttaagaagaagaaacagatcTTCTTTACTTTTTTCGTTGTTCCTCCTCTCTGTtcctcttcctttcttttcag GTATAGCCGATGACTCATCTGGGGCAAAAAATGGCACTATGAAGTCTGATAAGCATGCTGCTTCTACAAACAATACTGGGATCCCCAAGATTGCCATCATTTTTGTTTCCATGGTGGCAATAGGGTTTCTcgcttttttccttttcaagttttggcaaaagaagaaaagagaagagcaGTATGCCCGTCTTTTGAAGTTGTTTGAAGAGGATGATGAGCTTGAAGTTGAACTTGGCCTTCGGGACTGA
- the LOC18111146 gene encoding KH domain-containing protein At1g09660/At1g09670, protein MGERIPSGSYFQYPPSGVHHATPQRSSSLPSDLERYLAELLAEKHKLGPFVQVLPICCRLLYQEIRRASAYNQGFVDHERYEHESPFRSLGQHPNGRPMDLEGWSAMPKEENGHLQRMASLPAASMGWPGVPGISSTPVVKRVIRLDVPVDKYPNYNFVGRILGPRGNSLKRVEALTECRVYIRGKGSVKDSLKEEKLKDKPGYEHLNEPLHVLVEAEFPEDIMNARLDHAITILESLLKPVDESFDNYKKQQLRELALLNGTLREESPSMSPSMSPSMSPFNTAGMKRAKTGR, encoded by the exons ATGGGAGAGAGAATTCCATCCGGGAGTTACTTTCAGTACCCTCCCTCTGGAGTCCACCATGCTACTCCTCAGAGGTCCAGTTCTCTTCCTTCAGATCTTGAAAG ATATTTGGCCGAGTTGTTAGCAGAGAAGCATAAGTTGGGGCCATTTGTGCAAGTTTTACCAATTTGTTGCAGACTTCTTTACCAAG AAATCAGACGGGCATCAGCTTACAATCAAGGTTTTGTAGATCATGAAAGATATGAACATGAGAGTCCATTTAGGTCATTAGGTCAGCATCCAAATGGAAGGCCGATGGATTTGGAGGGATGGTCTGCTATGCCAAAAGAG GAGAATGGGCATCTTcaaagaatggcctcattaccAGCTGCTTCAATGGGTTGGCCTGGGGTCCCTGGAATTTCAAGTACGCCAGTTGTGAAGAGAGTAATTAGACTCGATGTTCCTGTTGACAAATATCCAAAT TATAATTTTGTTGGCCGAATCTTGGGACCACGAGGGAACTCCTTAAAAAGAGTTGAAGCCTTGACAGAATGTAGGGTGTATATAAGAGGCAAGGGCTCTGTAAAGGATTCTCTAAAG GAAGAAAAACTTAAAGATAAACCTGGATATGAGCACCTTAATGAACCACTGCATGTGTTGGTGGAGGCTGAATTTCCAGAGGATATAATGAATGCCCGCTTGGACCATGCAATAACAATATTAGAAAGCCTCCTGAAGCCTGTG GATGAATCCTTTGATAACtataagaaacaacaattaAGGGAACTAGCTTTGCTAAATGGGACACTAAGGGAGGAAAGCCCGAGCATGAGCCCTAGCATGAGCCCAAGCATGTCACCCTTCAACACTGCAGGAATGAAACGAGCCAAGACAGGAAGATAA
- the LOC18111147 gene encoding regulator of nonsense transcripts UPF3 isoform X5, with product MKVGQSDKTKVVVRHLPPGVSQPMFVEQIDLAFSGRYNWLSYRPGKSSQKHQSCSRAYIDFKRPDDVIDFAEFFNGHLFVNEKGTQFKAIVEYAPSQHVPKQWSKKDGREGTILKDPEYLEFLEFIAKPVENLPSAEIQLERREAERAGVAKDAPIVTPLMEFIRQKRAAKSGPRRILSNGKPSRRAGGSGSPSSSSSKRGSEKKRASTTMYVLRDTVKGTSGKEKSIYAQVPKLDDRQLSKAVTLGSGSGTEVSEEETAVSGITGTGKKKILLLKGKEKEISLQQSISPSDRNIISSTALKSQRHESSGRVIKSILLNKDSRRIQSSGVQSEPQMQTSNLEKDKRPPRPPHALVLKDANGTPDDKVVGNDLHGFPNEKQERRTRNKDRPDRVVWTLRRSEGSYASDESLSSSAYLSTQSGFDSSQVNHGDVKADTLNLRSGEVKALGSGRSNHSSLDNDA from the exons ATGAAGGTTGGTCAGTCTGACAAGACCAAAGTGGTGGTCCGCCACTTGCCACCGGGGGTTTCTCAGCCGATGTTCGTCGAGCAAATCGACCTTGCTTTCTCTGGCCGCTACAACTGGCTCTCCTATCGTCCTGGCAAGAGCAG CCAGAAGCATCAATCCTGTTCTAGAGCCTATATTGACTTTAAAAGGCCTGACGATGTTATTGACTTTGCCGAGTTCTTTAACGGCCACCTATTTGTTAATGAGAAAG GCACTCAGTTTAAAGCTATTGTTGAGTATGCTCCTTCACAGCATGTGCCAAAGCAGTGGTCTAAGAAAGATGGTCGTGAAGGCACCATATTGAAAg ATCCTGAGTATTTGGAGTTCCTTGAATTTATTGCAAAGCCTGTCGAGAATCTTCCAAGTGCTGAAATACAATTGGAGAGAAGAGAAGCTGAAAGAGCTG GTGTTGCAAAAGATGCTCCCATTGTTACCCCTTTAATGGAATTTATTCGACAGAAAAGAGCTGCTAAGAGTGGACCTCGG AGGATTTTGTCCAATGGGAAACCGAGCAGAAGGGCTGGTGGCAGTGGAAGTCCGAGCTCTTCCTCATCAAAACGAGGTTCTGAGAAGAAGAGAGCTTCAACAACAATG TATGTTTTAAGGGACACTGTGAAAGGCACAAGTGGAAAAGAGAAATCAATTTATGCACAGGTTCCCAAGCTAGATGACCGGCAACTATCTAAAGCTGTAACTTTAGGTTCTGGATCTGGGACTGAAGTATCAGAAGAGGAAACTG CAGTTTCTGGAATTACTGGTACCGGGAAGAAGAAAATCCTGCTTCTGAAAGGGAAAGAGAAGGAAATTTCACTG CAACAGAGCATATCACCATCTGATAGAAATATCATTAGTTCGACCGCTTTAAAGAGCCAGCGGCATGAATCCTCTGGAAGGGTAATCAAAAGCATACTCTTAAACAAGGATTCGCGTCGAATTCAATCCTCTGGAGTCCAGTCTGAGCCACAGATGCAAACCTCAAATCTAGAAAAGGACAAACGTCCTCCTCGGCCCCCacatgcattggttttgaaggatGCAAATGGAACACCAGATGACAAGGTTGTTGGGAATGATTTGCATGGTTTTCCAAATGAGAAGCAGGAAAGGCGAACCCGAAATAAAGATAGACCTGATCGTGTAGTGTGGACTCTCCGCAGATCAGAGGGATCCTATGCAAGTGATGAATCCTTGTCATCATCTGCATATCTATCTACACAGTCAGGGTTTGATTCTTCACAAG TAAACCATGGAGATGTTAAAGCGGACACCTTAAATTTAAGGAGCGGAGAAGTAAAAGCACTTGGAAGTGGGCGTAGTAATCATTCTTCTTTAGATAAtg ATGCTTGA
- the LOC18111147 gene encoding regulator of nonsense transcripts UPF3 isoform X1, whose amino-acid sequence MKVGQSDKTKVVVRHLPPGVSQPMFVEQIDLAFSGRYNWLSYRPGKSSQKHQSCSRAYIDFKRPDDVIDFAEFFNGHLFVNEKGTQFKAIVEYAPSQHVPKQWSKKDGREGTILKDPEYLEFLEFIAKPVENLPSAEIQLERREAERAGVAKDAPIVTPLMEFIRQKRAAKSGPRRILSNGKPSRRAGGSGSPSSSSSKRGSEKKRASTTMYVLRDTVKGTSGKEKSIYAQVPKLDDRQLSKAVTLGSGSGTEVSEEETAVSGITGTGKKKILLLKGKEKEISLQQSISPSDRNIISSTALKSQRHESSGRVIKSILLNKDSRRIQSSGVQSEPQMQTSNLEKDKRPPRPPHALVLKDANGTPDDKVVGNDLHGFPNEKQERRTRNKDRPDRVVWTLRRSEGSYASDESLSSSAYLSTQSGFDSSQVNHGDVKADTLNLRSGEVKALGSGRSNHSSLDNGSHKHSGRRGPPHPVRDADGSTVEGKSLKRGGASGYGSHEKQVWVQKSSSGS is encoded by the exons ATGAAGGTTGGTCAGTCTGACAAGACCAAAGTGGTGGTCCGCCACTTGCCACCGGGGGTTTCTCAGCCGATGTTCGTCGAGCAAATCGACCTTGCTTTCTCTGGCCGCTACAACTGGCTCTCCTATCGTCCTGGCAAGAGCAG CCAGAAGCATCAATCCTGTTCTAGAGCCTATATTGACTTTAAAAGGCCTGACGATGTTATTGACTTTGCCGAGTTCTTTAACGGCCACCTATTTGTTAATGAGAAAG GCACTCAGTTTAAAGCTATTGTTGAGTATGCTCCTTCACAGCATGTGCCAAAGCAGTGGTCTAAGAAAGATGGTCGTGAAGGCACCATATTGAAAg ATCCTGAGTATTTGGAGTTCCTTGAATTTATTGCAAAGCCTGTCGAGAATCTTCCAAGTGCTGAAATACAATTGGAGAGAAGAGAAGCTGAAAGAGCTG GTGTTGCAAAAGATGCTCCCATTGTTACCCCTTTAATGGAATTTATTCGACAGAAAAGAGCTGCTAAGAGTGGACCTCGG AGGATTTTGTCCAATGGGAAACCGAGCAGAAGGGCTGGTGGCAGTGGAAGTCCGAGCTCTTCCTCATCAAAACGAGGTTCTGAGAAGAAGAGAGCTTCAACAACAATG TATGTTTTAAGGGACACTGTGAAAGGCACAAGTGGAAAAGAGAAATCAATTTATGCACAGGTTCCCAAGCTAGATGACCGGCAACTATCTAAAGCTGTAACTTTAGGTTCTGGATCTGGGACTGAAGTATCAGAAGAGGAAACTG CAGTTTCTGGAATTACTGGTACCGGGAAGAAGAAAATCCTGCTTCTGAAAGGGAAAGAGAAGGAAATTTCACTG CAACAGAGCATATCACCATCTGATAGAAATATCATTAGTTCGACCGCTTTAAAGAGCCAGCGGCATGAATCCTCTGGAAGGGTAATCAAAAGCATACTCTTAAACAAGGATTCGCGTCGAATTCAATCCTCTGGAGTCCAGTCTGAGCCACAGATGCAAACCTCAAATCTAGAAAAGGACAAACGTCCTCCTCGGCCCCCacatgcattggttttgaaggatGCAAATGGAACACCAGATGACAAGGTTGTTGGGAATGATTTGCATGGTTTTCCAAATGAGAAGCAGGAAAGGCGAACCCGAAATAAAGATAGACCTGATCGTGTAGTGTGGACTCTCCGCAGATCAGAGGGATCCTATGCAAGTGATGAATCCTTGTCATCATCTGCATATCTATCTACACAGTCAGGGTTTGATTCTTCACAAG TAAACCATGGAGATGTTAAAGCGGACACCTTAAATTTAAGGAGCGGAGAAGTAAAAGCACTTGGAAGTGGGCGTAGTAATCATTCTTCTTTAGATAAtg GATCACATAAACATTCTGGTCGTCGGGGACCACCACATCCTGTGAGGGATGCTGATGGCTCCACTGTTGAGGGGAAGAGTCTTAAAAGAGGTGGTGCTTCTGGTTATGGGTCCCATGAG AAGCAAGTCTGGGTTCAGAAGTCCAGTTCTGGTTCTTAG
- the LOC18111147 gene encoding regulator of nonsense transcripts UPF3 isoform X2 has product MKVGQSDKTKVVVRHLPPGVSQPMFVEQIDLAFSGRYNWLSYRPGKSSQKHQSCSRAYIDFKRPDDVIDFAEFFNGHLFVNEKGTQFKAIVEYAPSQHVPKQWSKKDGREGTILKDPEYLEFLEFIAKPVENLPSAEIQLERREAERAGVAKDAPIVTPLMEFIRQKRAAKSGPRRILSNGKPSRRAGGSGSPSSSSSKRGSEKKRASTTMYVLRDTVKGTSGKEKSIYAQVPKLDDRQLSKAVTLGSGSGTEVSEEETVSGITGTGKKKILLLKGKEKEISLQQSISPSDRNIISSTALKSQRHESSGRVIKSILLNKDSRRIQSSGVQSEPQMQTSNLEKDKRPPRPPHALVLKDANGTPDDKVVGNDLHGFPNEKQERRTRNKDRPDRVVWTLRRSEGSYASDESLSSSAYLSTQSGFDSSQVNHGDVKADTLNLRSGEVKALGSGRSNHSSLDNGSHKHSGRRGPPHPVRDADGSTVEGKSLKRGGASGYGSHEKQVWVQKSSSGS; this is encoded by the exons ATGAAGGTTGGTCAGTCTGACAAGACCAAAGTGGTGGTCCGCCACTTGCCACCGGGGGTTTCTCAGCCGATGTTCGTCGAGCAAATCGACCTTGCTTTCTCTGGCCGCTACAACTGGCTCTCCTATCGTCCTGGCAAGAGCAG CCAGAAGCATCAATCCTGTTCTAGAGCCTATATTGACTTTAAAAGGCCTGACGATGTTATTGACTTTGCCGAGTTCTTTAACGGCCACCTATTTGTTAATGAGAAAG GCACTCAGTTTAAAGCTATTGTTGAGTATGCTCCTTCACAGCATGTGCCAAAGCAGTGGTCTAAGAAAGATGGTCGTGAAGGCACCATATTGAAAg ATCCTGAGTATTTGGAGTTCCTTGAATTTATTGCAAAGCCTGTCGAGAATCTTCCAAGTGCTGAAATACAATTGGAGAGAAGAGAAGCTGAAAGAGCTG GTGTTGCAAAAGATGCTCCCATTGTTACCCCTTTAATGGAATTTATTCGACAGAAAAGAGCTGCTAAGAGTGGACCTCGG AGGATTTTGTCCAATGGGAAACCGAGCAGAAGGGCTGGTGGCAGTGGAAGTCCGAGCTCTTCCTCATCAAAACGAGGTTCTGAGAAGAAGAGAGCTTCAACAACAATG TATGTTTTAAGGGACACTGTGAAAGGCACAAGTGGAAAAGAGAAATCAATTTATGCACAGGTTCCCAAGCTAGATGACCGGCAACTATCTAAAGCTGTAACTTTAGGTTCTGGATCTGGGACTGAAGTATCAGAAGAGGAAACTG TTTCTGGAATTACTGGTACCGGGAAGAAGAAAATCCTGCTTCTGAAAGGGAAAGAGAAGGAAATTTCACTG CAACAGAGCATATCACCATCTGATAGAAATATCATTAGTTCGACCGCTTTAAAGAGCCAGCGGCATGAATCCTCTGGAAGGGTAATCAAAAGCATACTCTTAAACAAGGATTCGCGTCGAATTCAATCCTCTGGAGTCCAGTCTGAGCCACAGATGCAAACCTCAAATCTAGAAAAGGACAAACGTCCTCCTCGGCCCCCacatgcattggttttgaaggatGCAAATGGAACACCAGATGACAAGGTTGTTGGGAATGATTTGCATGGTTTTCCAAATGAGAAGCAGGAAAGGCGAACCCGAAATAAAGATAGACCTGATCGTGTAGTGTGGACTCTCCGCAGATCAGAGGGATCCTATGCAAGTGATGAATCCTTGTCATCATCTGCATATCTATCTACACAGTCAGGGTTTGATTCTTCACAAG TAAACCATGGAGATGTTAAAGCGGACACCTTAAATTTAAGGAGCGGAGAAGTAAAAGCACTTGGAAGTGGGCGTAGTAATCATTCTTCTTTAGATAAtg GATCACATAAACATTCTGGTCGTCGGGGACCACCACATCCTGTGAGGGATGCTGATGGCTCCACTGTTGAGGGGAAGAGTCTTAAAAGAGGTGGTGCTTCTGGTTATGGGTCCCATGAG AAGCAAGTCTGGGTTCAGAAGTCCAGTTCTGGTTCTTAG
- the LOC18111147 gene encoding regulator of nonsense transcripts UPF3 isoform X4, translated as MKVGQSDKTKVVVRHLPPGVSQPMFVEQIDLAFSGRYNWLSYRPGKSSQKHQSCSRAYIDFKRPDDVIDFAEFFNGHLFVNEKGTQFKAIVEYAPSQHVPKQWSKKDGREGTILKDPEYLEFLEFIAKPVENLPSAEIQLERREAERAGVAKDAPIVTPLMEFIRQKRAAKSGPRRILSNGKPSRRAGGSGSPSSSSSKRGSEKKRASTTMYVLRDTVKGTSGKEKSIYAQVPKLDDRQLSKAVTLGSGSGTEVSEEETVSGITGTGKKKILLLKGKEKEISLSISPSDRNIISSTALKSQRHESSGRVIKSILLNKDSRRIQSSGVQSEPQMQTSNLEKDKRPPRPPHALVLKDANGTPDDKVVGNDLHGFPNEKQERRTRNKDRPDRVVWTLRRSEGSYASDESLSSSAYLSTQSGFDSSQVNHGDVKADTLNLRSGEVKALGSGRSNHSSLDNGSHKHSGRRGPPHPVRDADGSTVEGKSLKRGGASGYGSHEKQVWVQKSSSGS; from the exons ATGAAGGTTGGTCAGTCTGACAAGACCAAAGTGGTGGTCCGCCACTTGCCACCGGGGGTTTCTCAGCCGATGTTCGTCGAGCAAATCGACCTTGCTTTCTCTGGCCGCTACAACTGGCTCTCCTATCGTCCTGGCAAGAGCAG CCAGAAGCATCAATCCTGTTCTAGAGCCTATATTGACTTTAAAAGGCCTGACGATGTTATTGACTTTGCCGAGTTCTTTAACGGCCACCTATTTGTTAATGAGAAAG GCACTCAGTTTAAAGCTATTGTTGAGTATGCTCCTTCACAGCATGTGCCAAAGCAGTGGTCTAAGAAAGATGGTCGTGAAGGCACCATATTGAAAg ATCCTGAGTATTTGGAGTTCCTTGAATTTATTGCAAAGCCTGTCGAGAATCTTCCAAGTGCTGAAATACAATTGGAGAGAAGAGAAGCTGAAAGAGCTG GTGTTGCAAAAGATGCTCCCATTGTTACCCCTTTAATGGAATTTATTCGACAGAAAAGAGCTGCTAAGAGTGGACCTCGG AGGATTTTGTCCAATGGGAAACCGAGCAGAAGGGCTGGTGGCAGTGGAAGTCCGAGCTCTTCCTCATCAAAACGAGGTTCTGAGAAGAAGAGAGCTTCAACAACAATG TATGTTTTAAGGGACACTGTGAAAGGCACAAGTGGAAAAGAGAAATCAATTTATGCACAGGTTCCCAAGCTAGATGACCGGCAACTATCTAAAGCTGTAACTTTAGGTTCTGGATCTGGGACTGAAGTATCAGAAGAGGAAACTG TTTCTGGAATTACTGGTACCGGGAAGAAGAAAATCCTGCTTCTGAAAGGGAAAGAGAAGGAAATTTCACTG AGCATATCACCATCTGATAGAAATATCATTAGTTCGACCGCTTTAAAGAGCCAGCGGCATGAATCCTCTGGAAGGGTAATCAAAAGCATACTCTTAAACAAGGATTCGCGTCGAATTCAATCCTCTGGAGTCCAGTCTGAGCCACAGATGCAAACCTCAAATCTAGAAAAGGACAAACGTCCTCCTCGGCCCCCacatgcattggttttgaaggatGCAAATGGAACACCAGATGACAAGGTTGTTGGGAATGATTTGCATGGTTTTCCAAATGAGAAGCAGGAAAGGCGAACCCGAAATAAAGATAGACCTGATCGTGTAGTGTGGACTCTCCGCAGATCAGAGGGATCCTATGCAAGTGATGAATCCTTGTCATCATCTGCATATCTATCTACACAGTCAGGGTTTGATTCTTCACAAG TAAACCATGGAGATGTTAAAGCGGACACCTTAAATTTAAGGAGCGGAGAAGTAAAAGCACTTGGAAGTGGGCGTAGTAATCATTCTTCTTTAGATAAtg GATCACATAAACATTCTGGTCGTCGGGGACCACCACATCCTGTGAGGGATGCTGATGGCTCCACTGTTGAGGGGAAGAGTCTTAAAAGAGGTGGTGCTTCTGGTTATGGGTCCCATGAG AAGCAAGTCTGGGTTCAGAAGTCCAGTTCTGGTTCTTAG
- the LOC18111147 gene encoding regulator of nonsense transcripts UPF3 isoform X3 — MKVGQSDKTKVVVRHLPPGVSQPMFVEQIDLAFSGRYNWLSYRPGKSSQKHQSCSRAYIDFKRPDDVIDFAEFFNGHLFVNEKGTQFKAIVEYAPSQHVPKQWSKKDGREGTILKDPEYLEFLEFIAKPVENLPSAEIQLERREAERAGVAKDAPIVTPLMEFIRQKRAAKSGPRRILSNGKPSRRAGGSGSPSSSSSKRGSEKKRASTTMYVLRDTVKGTSGKEKSIYAQVPKLDDRQLSKAVTLGSGSGTEVSEEETAVSGITGTGKKKILLLKGKEKEISLSISPSDRNIISSTALKSQRHESSGRVIKSILLNKDSRRIQSSGVQSEPQMQTSNLEKDKRPPRPPHALVLKDANGTPDDKVVGNDLHGFPNEKQERRTRNKDRPDRVVWTLRRSEGSYASDESLSSSAYLSTQSGFDSSQVNHGDVKADTLNLRSGEVKALGSGRSNHSSLDNGSHKHSGRRGPPHPVRDADGSTVEGKSLKRGGASGYGSHEKQVWVQKSSSGS, encoded by the exons ATGAAGGTTGGTCAGTCTGACAAGACCAAAGTGGTGGTCCGCCACTTGCCACCGGGGGTTTCTCAGCCGATGTTCGTCGAGCAAATCGACCTTGCTTTCTCTGGCCGCTACAACTGGCTCTCCTATCGTCCTGGCAAGAGCAG CCAGAAGCATCAATCCTGTTCTAGAGCCTATATTGACTTTAAAAGGCCTGACGATGTTATTGACTTTGCCGAGTTCTTTAACGGCCACCTATTTGTTAATGAGAAAG GCACTCAGTTTAAAGCTATTGTTGAGTATGCTCCTTCACAGCATGTGCCAAAGCAGTGGTCTAAGAAAGATGGTCGTGAAGGCACCATATTGAAAg ATCCTGAGTATTTGGAGTTCCTTGAATTTATTGCAAAGCCTGTCGAGAATCTTCCAAGTGCTGAAATACAATTGGAGAGAAGAGAAGCTGAAAGAGCTG GTGTTGCAAAAGATGCTCCCATTGTTACCCCTTTAATGGAATTTATTCGACAGAAAAGAGCTGCTAAGAGTGGACCTCGG AGGATTTTGTCCAATGGGAAACCGAGCAGAAGGGCTGGTGGCAGTGGAAGTCCGAGCTCTTCCTCATCAAAACGAGGTTCTGAGAAGAAGAGAGCTTCAACAACAATG TATGTTTTAAGGGACACTGTGAAAGGCACAAGTGGAAAAGAGAAATCAATTTATGCACAGGTTCCCAAGCTAGATGACCGGCAACTATCTAAAGCTGTAACTTTAGGTTCTGGATCTGGGACTGAAGTATCAGAAGAGGAAACTG CAGTTTCTGGAATTACTGGTACCGGGAAGAAGAAAATCCTGCTTCTGAAAGGGAAAGAGAAGGAAATTTCACTG AGCATATCACCATCTGATAGAAATATCATTAGTTCGACCGCTTTAAAGAGCCAGCGGCATGAATCCTCTGGAAGGGTAATCAAAAGCATACTCTTAAACAAGGATTCGCGTCGAATTCAATCCTCTGGAGTCCAGTCTGAGCCACAGATGCAAACCTCAAATCTAGAAAAGGACAAACGTCCTCCTCGGCCCCCacatgcattggttttgaaggatGCAAATGGAACACCAGATGACAAGGTTGTTGGGAATGATTTGCATGGTTTTCCAAATGAGAAGCAGGAAAGGCGAACCCGAAATAAAGATAGACCTGATCGTGTAGTGTGGACTCTCCGCAGATCAGAGGGATCCTATGCAAGTGATGAATCCTTGTCATCATCTGCATATCTATCTACACAGTCAGGGTTTGATTCTTCACAAG TAAACCATGGAGATGTTAAAGCGGACACCTTAAATTTAAGGAGCGGAGAAGTAAAAGCACTTGGAAGTGGGCGTAGTAATCATTCTTCTTTAGATAAtg GATCACATAAACATTCTGGTCGTCGGGGACCACCACATCCTGTGAGGGATGCTGATGGCTCCACTGTTGAGGGGAAGAGTCTTAAAAGAGGTGGTGCTTCTGGTTATGGGTCCCATGAG AAGCAAGTCTGGGTTCAGAAGTCCAGTTCTGGTTCTTAG